The following proteins come from a genomic window of Montipora capricornis isolate CH-2021 chromosome 9, ASM3666992v2, whole genome shotgun sequence:
- the LOC138015829 gene encoding uncharacterized protein, with protein sequence MLRQLTVVVLATAVFAWVDCASVPACASMKTWFPGTNPLTLADNLPYQLSVSGNSYYPSSSHTVYLNGSMTNEMEMKMKSFVGFIVYAENSVSKYPNGHFVTEDLPPGVEEVNCSTLFIVQNSTSAGNWTSVKLMWKAPVDGHLAGNITFRASVVEQTSPQLQYYEGFTAQLGYECPLMKCLPCDSNIYLRDSYGCQTCQCGDDACANITCPFYGNCHPSANQNTTECKCDIICTAIYHPVCGTDGETHGNECAMKSHACVRQKDIKVAYDGECTGAASKPSFSSLSLMMTFLGFLWYFV encoded by the exons ATGCTACGGCAACTCACAGTTGTTGTCCTTGCAACAGCTGTTTTTGCATGGGTGGACTGTGCAAGTGTACCAGCTTGTGCCAGTATGAAAACCTGGTTTCCTGGAACCAATCCACTGACCCTTGCAGATAATTTACCATACCAGTTAAGTGTCAGCGGAAATTCCTATTATCCAAGCAGTTCTCACACAG tttacCTGAATGGTTCAATGACCAAtgaaatggaaatgaaaatgaaaagctTTGTTGGTTTTATTGTCTATGCTGAAAATTCTGTATCAAAGTACCCCAATGGTCATTTTGTTACTGAAGATTTGCCCCCAGGAGTGGAGGAAGTTAACTGTAGCACTCTTTTT ATAGTGCAAAACTCCACATCTGCTGGGAACTGGACTAGTGTGAAGCTGATGTGGAAGGCACCTGTGGATGGTCATTTGGCCGGCAACATAACATTCAG GGCAAGTGTTGTAGAACAGACAAGTCCTCAGCTACAGTATTATGAAGGATTTACTGCACAGCTTGGAT ATGAGTGTCCATTAATGAAGTGTTTGCCTTGCGACAGCAACATTTATTTGCGTGACAGCTATGGATGTCAAACTTGCCAGTGTGGAG ACGATGCTTGTGCAAATATCACATGCCCATTCTATGGAAATTGTCACCCAAGTGCTAACCAAAATACCACAGAATGTAAATGCGACATCATTTGTACTGCTATATATCACCCCGTGTGCGGAACAGACGGAGAAACACATGGCAATGAGTGTGCAATGAAATCTCATGCTTGTGTCAGACAGAAGGACATTAAGGTGGCTTACGACGGCGAGTGCA CCGGCGCCGCAAGCAAACCCAGTTTTTCAAGTCTGTCCCTGATGATGACTTTCTTGGGGTTCCTGTGGTACTTCGTCTAG
- the LOC138017098 gene encoding uncharacterized protein, with amino-acid sequence MAPPKARYHLILQSVAAFLFIQHASTEIRLECPSFERVFHPVKPQTSNAPYMLNVSDEDGRFDYNTHYGPIQMTHTISLNGTPNGNTTETFVGFIINVYNEFEDEESGQFVKPPPEGTSVTECHYLARSYFNEVVQNSTSSMEWTSFQIKWKSPRKYPAGKIIIRASVVKEHGVYWDGITLTLHYECPTPRCYLPRGCPYGLAKSKFGCTSCECAGAASISVPFSCLLLILLTIWHNLM; translated from the exons ATGGCTCCTCCAAAAGCACGGTATCACCTTATTTTGCAGTCAGTGgcagcttttcttttcattcaacATGCCTCAACAGAGATTCGACTAGAATGCCCGAGTTTTGAGAGGGTCTTTCATCCTGTGAAACCTCAGACCTCTAACGCGCCTTACATGCTCAATGTAAGCGATGAAGACGGGCGCTTTGATTATAATACGCATTATGGGCCGATTCAGATGACGCACACAA TATCGCTGAATGGTACTCCGAATGGTAACACAACAGAGACGTTTGTTGGATTCATCATCAACGTGTACAATGAGTTTGAAGATGAAGAAAGTGGCCAATTCGTGAAGCCACCGCCTGAGGGAACGTCTGTCACGGAGTGTCATTATCTTGCAAGATCGTACTTC AACGAGGTGGTTCAAAACTCCACCAGCAGTATGGAGTGGACCAGTTTTCAAATCAAATGGAAATCTCCAAGGAAATACCCCGCGGGAAAGATCATCATAAG GGCTAGCGTGGTGAAAGAACACGGTGTCTACTGGGATGGAATAACTTTGACCCTACACT ACGAGTGTCCCACGCCAAGGTGCTATCTTCCTAGAGGGTGTCCTTATGGCCTTGCAAAATCGAAGTTTGGATGTACAAGTTGCGAATGTGCAG GTGCAGCATCTATTAGCGTTCCATTCTCTTGCCTTCTTCTGATTCTTCTTACTATATGGCACAATTTGATGTGA